ACTGCCGGAGGGAATCGCGATCCCTCACAGTTACGGTATCGTCCTGGAGAGTTTGGCTGTCCACAGTGATGCAGTAGGGCGTGCCGATCTCGTCCTGGCGCCGATAGCGTCTCCCCACAGCCCCTTTTTCGTCATAAAAGCAGTTAAAATGCGGTTTCAGATCCGCGTAAATTCGCTGGGCAATTTCCGGCATGCCGTCTTTCTTTACGAGAGGAAATACTGCAACCTTGATGGGAGCCAACCTGGGGTGGAGTCGCAACACCACCCGTTTTGTGGGGACTCCCTTTTCATCGGGTACCATGTCCTCGGCATATGCCTCGCACAGAAACGCCAAGGCTGCCCGGTCTGCCCCAGCCGAGGGTTCGATCACGTGCGGAATAAACCTTTCCCGAGTTTCCTCATCAAAATAAGTAAGGTCTTTCCCGCTGCCCCGGTATTTTGGCTGACCATCTGGTCCTAGTTCGACCACCAGCTCATTTCCTTTTCGGATGAGTTTTCCTTCCATGTGACTCCGCAAATCAAAGTCACCGCGGTGGGCGATTCCCTCCAATTCTCCGAAATCCCCCGGAGCAAGGAACGGAAAAGCATATTCCACATCCGCTGTGCCGCAGGAGTAATGACTCAGCTCGTCTGGTGAGTGATCCCGCAGACGCAACCGCTCGCTGGCAAGGCCCAAACTGATGTACCAGTTGAATCGGCGCTGCCGCCAGTACTCGTACCAGGCCCGAGATGTTTCGGGCCGGCAGAAAAACTCGATTTCCATCTGTTCGAATTCTCGCGAGCGGAACGTGAAATACCGCGGCGTGATTTCGTTTCGGAAACTCTTGCCCACTTGGGCGATTCCAAAGGGAATCTTTACCCGGGTGCTGTCAAGTACGTTTTTGAAATTCACAAAAATGCCTTGAGCTGTCTCGGGCCGAAGAAAAGCCACGTTTTCCTCCCCGCTTAAGGCGCCGACATAGGTTTTAAACATCAGGTTAAACTCCCGGGGAGGCGTGAGTGTGCCCAGGGTTTTGGCATCCGGGGCGAGCACCTGCGAAAAGTCTTCTACTGTGGTAAGCGACACCAGCGGCGAATGCCACACCAGACGATCGGCTTCCTTGCTCCGAAGATTGAAAAAACGCAGGGCTTTGTGCTCCACGTCGGCCAGGGCCTCGTCGCCCACGGCTTCGGTAGTCACAAAAATTCGCTGGCCGTTGTATTCTACCCATCTTCCCTGAACCTGATCATAGCGATACCGTTTTTTTGTCTCCCGGCAGTCAACCATGTAATCGTGAAAGAGGTCGTAATGCCCGGAGCATTTCCACACCTGGGGATGCATGATAATGGTCGAGTCGATGCCCACCATTTGAAACGCGGACGGCGCACCCGGCGGCACGACAAGTTCGTTGTGAGAGGTCACGTTGTCGTACCACCACGCTTCGCGAATATTGCGTTTGAGCTCCACCCCCAGCGGACCGTAGTCCCAGAAACCGTTAATCCCGCCATAGATTTCACTCGATTGGAAAAGAAACCCCCTCCGTTTGCACAGTGCAACAAGCGCATCCATGTTCATGTCCGTGTTTCCTCCAAATGGTTGCGATGGGCACTCTTTCTCAGTGCGGACGCCCTTCGGAGTGGCGGTTTGCCGAAGCGATCGGGTTTGTGAATGGCCGCGTAAACGCTCTAATTTACCTCGAGGCGGAGCGGACGTCTATTCACCACATAGCGAATGGAGATCGCGGGGGTGAGATCGCGGCGAAGGTCTCGGTAGGCTTGACTCGGCCAATCTTGGGGCCCAAAATAAAGTCACCGCAACAGTCTGGCAAAAAAGTGTTATCGTTTTCACCTCATGCCGCAATTATTAGACCTCTTAATGTCTATTCAGATCACTCACCCAAAGCGGTAGGTGGTCGGTGGAGAGCCTCGCA
This is a stretch of genomic DNA from Thermogutta terrifontis. It encodes these proteins:
- a CDS encoding glycine--tRNA ligase, which translates into the protein MDALVALCKRRGFLFQSSEIYGGINGFWDYGPLGVELKRNIREAWWYDNVTSHNELVVPPGAPSAFQMVGIDSTIIMHPQVWKCSGHYDLFHDYMVDCRETKKRYRYDQVQGRWVEYNGQRIFVTTEAVGDEALADVEHKALRFFNLRSKEADRLVWHSPLVSLTTVEDFSQVLAPDAKTLGTLTPPREFNLMFKTYVGALSGEENVAFLRPETAQGIFVNFKNVLDSTRVKIPFGIAQVGKSFRNEITPRYFTFRSREFEQMEIEFFCRPETSRAWYEYWRQRRFNWYISLGLASERLRLRDHSPDELSHYSCGTADVEYAFPFLAPGDFGELEGIAHRGDFDLRSHMEGKLIRKGNELVVELGPDGQPKYRGSGKDLTYFDEETRERFIPHVIEPSAGADRAALAFLCEAYAEDMVPDEKGVPTKRVVLRLHPRLAPIKVAVFPLVKKDGMPEIAQRIYADLKPHFNCFYDEKGAVGRRYRRQDEIGTPYCITVDSQTLQDDTVTVRDRDSLRQWRIKADDCVEVIRGLIRGTYVVPE